The genomic region AATTATCTTTAATTAACTCTACAACCCTAAACCGATGACATGTATGCGAAATTATTTTAAGATGTGCTTAGGGGTGGAAATAGGCAAGGCGGCCTGCCAGGGACCTGCAGCCTGGCATGTGTTTGGCCTGGTCTAGTCTGGCCTGATAGGAAATAGTTTAAGGTTAAAGCTATTAAATAAGTCTATATTATTTAAAAGGCCATGCCAAGTCATTTGAAATAGGCTCTTGGGCCTGTCAGGCCGGCATGTGCCagcaaatatatatatagagactTTTATTGTACTAGTTGAAATGCTAGTAAAAAGATTTGATCTTGGGTTTGCTTTCTTATAATAATACCTTTGTCCACTAAGCCATTTGTCTCTTTAATTAGATATGTGTACTTTGCATCAATGTTAtccatatatttattattttatgtgcTGTAACTTTaaacattaaaatattttttaaatttaattatgatttaaaaaaaaacaggCCTATTGACATGCTTCAGGCCAGGCCAGATTTAATAACAGGCCAGGCACAATCTTCATAAAAAAACCTGTACCAGGCAACAGCTCAGGCTATGGCCAATATACTCTAATACAGGCCTGGCCTGTTAAGATGTAACCCCTGACCTGGCCCGGCCTGTTTCCACCCCCATGTACAATTGATTTTATAGCCAGTCCGCCCCGTTTGTCCAGATTGTATTCGCCTGGCTGCATGGGTTGGGATGGGTTGGCCCACTAAGGCACTCCTTGTTAGCAGTGTTCTTAACTTCTCACTCAAGTTGTTGCTATCTTCTGTGAGAGCCAGGTTGGCGGAGGGAATAGTTGAATGACAGACACGTCCAGAGTTTAATTTGTTGTGAAATGCATATACTTTGTTCGGTTAACAAAAGTTCAATAAAATTGAAAATATCAATTACGATTTACTTGTATTTgcaaatttaattatattaaggCTTGTTAGTGTTCAATACGAACCGAATGAAATTGTAGTATTTATCCACGCTTATATTGAATTTACTACATTCAATAAAATGATAGggatgtgtttgttaaaatgtgaCTTTGGGTAAAATTAATTCCTTTTTTGAACAAGTTAAGTATTTAACCAAAAGTAAATATatatttcaaaatatttatttGCCTACGAAGGTGCTGCATCTTCAGCCATAAATTAATATTATCGTTGCATGGAAAACATGTTTAACATCTATCCAATGCTTATTTAAACAGAATTGCGTCAAAAATTCTCTTTATTCCAATAATTGGGCCCAAATAGCTTTCCAGCAAAATCATCTTTTTCTTATTAATTGGTGAATAACCGATGAAATTCAATACAATGAAACTGCAAAAAGTTTTTTTATTCCTACAGTTAAAAGCTTTGCTCGAAGGTCTTAAAATCAAAGTCGATCCAAATGAAACCGATATTACAATTACACCCATACCAGAACCGATTTAAACCGAAATAGTTTAGATTTGATCTGATTGGATTTTTGTACATACGGCTGAATTGGAGCGGATTTCGGATCGACTATTCATAAAAATTCCAATCCAATCGAAACCGAACAATGGctgattatattattatattaacacATTACTTaagattttaattattaaatgttTAGCTTAGTAAACATGTCTTTGACATTATGCATATATGAGAATGACTGaattaaaatttaatgttaaaattgttatttaatatttagttttacaattatatatttttgatCTTATGTTATGTTATCGTTGGAAATGGCAACCTGTGGAAGGCTAGACTGTTCAAACTCTACACAAAATTGCAAGTGAATCAAGAAATATATTGTGAACATTGAGTGTTTCCACACAGATTGTCAAGGGGTGGGTAGCACAGAAATAGGTGGGTCAACCTGAAAGGGTCACATCAATCAATGTTAGCACAAACACTTCAGTCATGGGATCTGTATAAAATCAAATCTTAGCTTAAGCAAGAGTGTAACACACAACCAAAAAGAAAGCGTAACCACGGTACTCCAGCCAATTACCAAAGGCAGACATTACCCTAAACGAACAAATGGCGATAATGGACGACGGGGAGAATCTGCCGGAGGAGTCCCAGGAGACTGAGACCAATGATGCGTAAGTTAAATGTTGCTTCGTCTATGTTGCTTCTCCCCTGTGGGTCTTCAGAAGCTTACACCTTCTTCGGCCTAAAGGGTTTCTCAAAATAGTGTGTTTGTTCTCCGGTTAAGCACTTTGTTTAATTTACTAACAATTTTGACGTTGTTTTCCAGCGTTGTTCCCGCGATAGACATGGAAACCCTTCCCAAGGCCTCGGTCGCAGATGGAACGTCGACCCTTAATCTAGAGCTAACGATGAACGTGGTACGACTGAACCGTCTTTCTGACATTGGTCTACCCTCTTACCTTTGTACGAAACCGGAGTGTGTTATAATGTTTGtgtaacatttttttttggtACAGAGCCCTAATGGTGGTCAGGGAGAAAACCTACCTGAAGATCCCAAGACCCAACATGATGGACTACTGCTCCTCGCAGTGAAGCTGCTCGAGGTACGTGACCCGTTTTTTTTTTCGTCCAAGAAATTTTAGTCCAACTGTGTTCGAAGACATATTTATGAAATGTGCCTGGGTTTGGAACAAAGGCACCACctttcttaacatatatttgacATGCCCTGTTTCAATGAACATGTGGTGATCCATTTATCGTCCAAAATAATTTTAATGTCTATTGTTTGACCCGAGCAACAAAAATATCCCACGTGACCATGTCATACCAACACCACATTTGACCCATTCTAACATGGTGGTTAGGTCGAAAATGGTATTCAAATGCGATGTTGTTTGATGTTTGTGTTTTTTGCTTTCTTGACTGAGTACACAGAAGATCGATGCGCGGACAGTTGCTTTGGAGGGTCGCATGTCGGCGCTGGAGCGACCAACGTACCAGACGGGGAAGTCCGTTACTGAGATCCATTCACTACTAACCACCCAAGGGGCGAGTCCAACTTCAGCAGCCGCTAAACCATCCACAGATAAGACCACAATGGCAACTGATCGTTACCCGGAGATTGAACCCAACCTAATAGGGCAAAGACAAAGTTTAACAGCTGTTACTAAGGATATTGGATCACCAGCAGAACAAGTGAAAAGCCTGGAGAAAGGAAAGTGGTTGGCCATGTCATCTGTTACTCCGTCGCTAGACATAATCGTGCCAAACTCTCCTGGTTTTGACGACGACGTCATCATAGACGAGGCACTTTCAACTCCTCGCCCTATTAAGGGCGTTGACAGGTCAGGAAAGCCAAAGCGACCACTTGCGCAGTACTGGTGCTCTGGTGTGCCTAAAAGGACCACCCACTCTGCGACCATTACACTCGACTCAGTTGACGGAGTCTGTGAAAAAGTTAGTTACACACTTGCTAGCATACCTAACTGCCTTTCTTTGTCTGATAAACAAACGACTAAAAAAACAAACGGGGGCTGTGCAGATTTACAGGGACCTACCGAGCATGTCTAAGCTTGAGTGCACAACAAAAGTATGTGAGATGTTCTCTCCCACAGAAACATGCGGCATTCCACTGAAAATTCCAAAACTGGAGCCAATCGATTCTAACCATATCGTTGGGGAAGAACAGACTGACTGTAGGAAGCCCGCAACGACTCAGCAGAATATCCAGGCGAATGTTAATGTCTCTTCTGTAGGGGTTGGGAGTGCATTCAAACCGTATGGAATGATGAACGTAATGGAGTCTCCCGTTCTACTAATTCCACTGGCAAGAATCCCCACCGTTGAATGCTCAGTATACTACTAATAACGCATTTAATTTATTAGAACATCGTATGCTGTGGCTAACTAACATTATATTGCCTCTTCTTAAGGGATTCCAAATGGTTTTTAGGCCAACCGTTCACATGGACCTGACACTTGACGAATGCAAGATGGCCGCTTACATTTTTGGAAAAAATGATCAATATTTGTAGGGATAATCTGTGGTTATTAGAATCTTTATAATGTACCTAATATATTTTTTGTAGATAACGTTGTAATGGAACTGAATGTTGTTCCCCAAATTCCAGGGAAATGCTGTTCAAGTTCTCAACATTGGAAGTTCCTAGAGCAGGATTCCATTCGTTATCGCCGGTTTATATGCCCAATGTTGACGTGAGTACAACCCGACGGTGCCGAAAATATTAGAAAGATGAGATAGATAAGAAGACTGACACAGTTGTTTTTCCTTTGTGCACAGATTATGAACATAATCCTCATGAGCGCCTCCATGCGAGCCTGCTGCGTTCTGCCACCTCGTGTTTGGTACACACCTTCGCTGTTTGCCGATGACGTCATAGCAATGAGGCCATTCGAGGTCATTAGGAGAAAATACATGAACAGATGGATGCCGGCAACTAGTCGTCTCGAACACGTTGTTAACGTAACCTTTAACTCCAAATTTTACCATTTTTCATTCAACTTATAGCCTAGCATTAATATTTGCTGTGTTGACAGGTTTTGGTCCCGGTGTGCAAAAAAACATACACCTGGTACCTGATGGTCGTGGACGTTAAGCATGGGAGGGTCTACTACCTAGATGTGACAAGAGCTCCAGAGCACAAGGAGCGGAGGGAACGGAACATGCGAACCATTGTTAGTCTAATAGAATTTGCACAACATTCTACCTCACTGCAAATTTTCCATAACTTTTACAGACGTGAATGCGGTTATCATTCCGTGCCATCTTACCCCCCTCTGCTTTTCTTGAATGCAGCTACTGTTGCTCGCCCAGTTTTTCATGCTGGAATCTAACATGCTGAGCTTTTCCCATGTTAGTGCTGATCCGACCACTTGGGGACCAATTAAGTATCCCGATGGAGTCCCAAGCTACCAGGAATGGTAATGATTTCTTTTATAACCTCTCATCTCTACATGGCCAACGTAATTCGTGATTGAAATGACATGTTCCGAATTTGCAGCGATGATTCATGTCTGTGGATTTTGAACTGGATCCAAACAGAAGGCAAATTCAAAGTTTCAAACCTTCCCTGGCAGGTTCGTCCTCCATTATGTTAGCATGTTGTGTCTCTACGAAGGAGTACATGCATTTTGACCCTATGTTTTCCTTACAAGCAGACTAATATATTTTTTGTAGATAACGTTGTAATGGAACTGAATGTTGTTCCCCAAATTCCAGGGAAATGCTGTTCAAGTTCTCAACATTGGAAGTTCCTAGAGCAGGATTCCATTCGTTATCGCCGGTTTATATGCCCAATGTTGACGTGAGTACAACCCGACGGTGCCGAAAATATTAGAAAGATGAGATAGATAAGAAGACTGACACAGTTGTTTTTCCTTTGTGCACAGATTATGAACATAATCCTCATGAGCGCCTCCATGCGAGCCTGCTGCGTTCTGCCACCTCGTGTTTGGTACACACCTTCGCTATTTGCCGATGACGTCATAGCAATGAGGCCATTCGAGGTCATTAGGAGAAAATACATGAACAGATGGATGCCGGCAACTAGTCGTCTCGAACACGTTGTTAACGTAACCTTTAACTCCAATTTTTACAATTTTTCATTCAACTTATAGCCTAGCATTAATATTTGCTGTGTTGACAGGTTTTGGTCCCGGTGTGCGAAAAAACATACACCTGGTACCTGATGGTCGTGGACGTTAAGCATGGGAGGGTCTACTGCCTAGATGTGACAAGAGCTCCAGAGCACAAGGAGCGGAGGGAACGGAACATGCGAACCATTGTTAGTCTAATAGAATTTGCACAACATTCTACCTCACTGCAAATTTTCCATAACTTTTACAGACGTGAATGCGGTTATCATTCCGTGCCATCTTACCCCCCTCTGCTTTTCTTGAATGCAGCTACTGTTGCTCGCCCAGTTTTTCATGCTGGAATCTAACATGCTGAGCTTTTCCCATGTTAGTGCTGATCCGACCACTTGGGGACCAATTAAGTATCCCGATGGAGTCCCAAGTTACCAGGAATGGTAATGATTTCTTTTATAACCTCTCATCTCTACATGGCCAACATAATTCGTGATTGAAATGACATGTTCCGAATTTGCAGCGATGATTCATGTCTGTGGATTTTGAACTGGATCCAAACAGAAGGCAAATTCAAAGTTTCAAACCTTCCCTGGCAGGTTCGTCCTCCATTATGTTAGCATGTTGTGTCTCTACGAAGGAGTACATGCATTTTGACCCTATGTTTTCCTTACAAGCAGATGGACCCGTTGAAATTAAGGATGAAAACTGCAACAAAGATTGTCCTTTTGGATTGTAACGAGGTGAAGGCAACAGTGGCCTCCAAGGCAGATGCAGTGTGGAGGAAGGTTATTCGCATGAAGGACTGAAAAACTTTCGAAATCTGGTCGAAACACGAATGACTACTGCATTTTGTTATAGATTAACGTTTGATTACAAGCAGGAAACTGTGATCTAAGTAGAAATCGTATTAGTTATTTGGCTAACTTCTATTTCGTACTGTGTGGTACATGTATGTCTGGTTCTATATGTGTTTGATGGCTACTTTTGAGTGTGGATACTAGTGGTCCTGTCGACAGACTAGAGCACAACATCCACACCCCCCGAGGTACACCTACTGGTATTGAATGGGGATCTATGGCCAAAACATATTTGTACGTAGGTTATGGCAATTTCATTGCCCTTGATGTTATATATGGCTGCTGCCTGCTTTTGCTAGGAAAACTATGTGAACCGTATGGAGTTTATTAATGAATGAAGTTATGGCTATTTTAGAAGTAATAGCAGAACCTGTGTCATTTTGCATTTGTTACATGGTAGTCGAACAAGAAAAGGGATCAAAATCTGACAGTCGATTTTACTCCCCTTCATTAAGAAAAGGTTTAACGATGATATCTAATTGTTGCTATATCCACTCTGAAGCAATATTACGGTATGGTATGAAATGATAATCATAAAAATAGTTTTGGAATAAATTTTagatctaattaaaaatacaCAACACTCGTTCATCCATACGACTATTGATTATATGAATAACATTTAGGAAACAATAAATGTTGGTTCACTATTAATAATCATAGCTTAATCTGTTTAGAGTAATACTACCGTAAATGCAAGCTGTGGTAGATTAAAGCTTTTTTATTCTTCTAAAGTTTTAATAttcttaaatttcaatttcattgcTTTGAAACTGTAACCTATTATGATATTTAACAATAACAATCAGCTCTTCTAGGCTAAAGCTTCTTTATTTTTGAATGTTATAGATAAAAAATTTCAGATTATATATGTttgcaaaaacaaaaaataggccATATTAGAATATCTGCATTTAAT from Arachis ipaensis cultivar K30076 chromosome B02, Araip1.1, whole genome shotgun sequence harbors:
- the LOC110268646 gene encoding uncharacterized protein LOC110268646, which produces MLFKFSTLEVPRAGFHSLSPVYMPNVDIMNIILMSASMRACCVLPPRVWYTPSLFADDVIAMRPFEVIRRKYMNRWMPATSRLEHVLVPVCKKTYTWYLMVVDVKHGRVYYLDVTRAPEHKERRERNMRTILLLLAQFFMLESNMLSFSHVSADPTTWGPIKYPDGVPSYQECDDSCLWILNWIQTEGKFKVSNLPWQVRPPLC
- the LOC110268647 gene encoding uncharacterized protein LOC110268647 gives rise to the protein MLFKFSTLEVPRAGFHSLSPVYMPNVDIMNIILMSASMRACCVLPPRVWYTPSLFADDVIAMRPFEVIRRKYMNRWMPATSRLEHVLVPVCEKTYTWYLMVVDVKHGRVYCLDVTRAPEHKERRERNMRTILLLLAQFFMLESNMLSFSHVSADPTTWGPIKYPDGVPSYQECDDSCLWILNWIQTEGKFKVSNLPWQMDPLKLRMKTATKIVLLDCNEVKATVASKADAVWRKVIRMKD